A window from Corynebacterium urealyticum DSM 7109 encodes these proteins:
- a CDS encoding MFS transporter produces the protein MAGQKPDAGADERPGSAVAEKPAVPQSIWVLVAAAFIIALGYGLIAPILPQFAQSFNVGVAAAGAVISIFAFSRLAFAPVSGRLVDRLGSRRIYLSGLLIVAGTTGLVAFVGEYWHILLLRLIAGIGSTMFTVSAMGLIVRLSPPEIRGRCSSLYATAFLLGNVLGPVLGAMLTVLGMRAPFAIYGAAVFIAAVVVWWRMPASVGLQPTEGGRPTTPMRFREAFADSAYRSALVGGFANGWLNFGVRVATLPLLAAAIFESGAAYAGLAMATFAAGNAVVQQFSGRAADQVGRKPLILVGLLANGTFTAALGFSDRVWSLLLLSVLAGAGAGLFNPAQQAVLADVIGAERSGGRVLANFQMAQDTGAILGPIIVGLLIQQAGFRAGFLACGVVAGIAVVAWCFGRETLRKQSSVSAL, from the coding sequence GTGGCTGGGCAGAAGCCCGATGCGGGAGCTGACGAGAGGCCGGGCTCGGCGGTAGCCGAGAAACCAGCTGTACCGCAATCGATCTGGGTACTCGTGGCTGCGGCCTTCATCATCGCGCTGGGCTATGGGCTGATTGCGCCGATCCTGCCGCAGTTCGCGCAGTCCTTCAACGTGGGCGTGGCCGCCGCTGGTGCGGTCATTAGTATCTTTGCCTTCTCCCGCCTAGCGTTTGCTCCGGTTTCTGGCCGGCTGGTGGACCGCCTGGGCTCGCGGCGGATTTACCTATCGGGTTTGCTGATTGTGGCGGGAACCACCGGCCTGGTGGCTTTCGTGGGGGAGTACTGGCACATCCTGCTGCTGCGCCTGATCGCGGGTATTGGTTCCACGATGTTCACGGTCTCCGCGATGGGGCTGATCGTGCGCCTGTCCCCACCCGAGATCCGCGGGCGATGCTCCAGCCTGTATGCCACCGCCTTCCTGCTGGGTAATGTGCTGGGGCCGGTGCTGGGCGCGATGCTGACGGTGTTGGGCATGCGAGCGCCCTTCGCGATCTATGGCGCAGCGGTCTTCATCGCGGCTGTGGTGGTGTGGTGGCGCATGCCCGCCTCTGTCGGGCTGCAGCCCACCGAGGGTGGGCGACCGACCACCCCGATGCGTTTCCGGGAGGCCTTCGCGGACTCCGCCTACCGCAGCGCCTTGGTTGGTGGCTTCGCCAATGGCTGGCTGAACTTCGGCGTGCGCGTGGCGACCCTGCCGCTGCTCGCGGCGGCGATCTTCGAATCCGGGGCCGCCTATGCCGGGCTGGCGATGGCCACCTTTGCTGCGGGCAATGCGGTGGTGCAGCAGTTCAGCGGGCGGGCGGCCGATCAGGTTGGCCGCAAGCCGCTGATCTTGGTGGGGCTGCTGGCCAATGGTACGTTCACCGCGGCGCTGGGGTTCTCCGACCGGGTCTGGTCCCTGCTGCTGCTCAGCGTGCTGGCGGGTGCCGGTGCCGGGCTGTTCAACCCGGCGCAGCAGGCGGTGCTCGCGGATGTGATCGGGGCGGAACGTTCAGGTGGCCGGGTGTTGGCGAACTTCCAGATGGCGCAGGATACCGGCGCGATCTTGGGGCCGATCATCGTGGGGCTGTTGATCCAACAGGCCGGCTTCCGCGCGGGATTCCTGGCCTGCGGCGTGGTCGCGGGGATAGCGGTGGTGGCCTGGTGCTTTGGTAGGGAGACACTGCGCAAGCAGAGCTCGGTCTCCGCGCTCTAG